One window from the genome of Rhizobium sp. CIAT894 encodes:
- a CDS encoding ABC transporter ATP-binding protein — MEAKITVRDLYAGYGAVQVLHGLSMEVRSGETVALLGTNGNGKSTLMKCLIGDVRPTHGSITLEIDGRVVDLTKLRTHEVVELGISIVPEGRRLFPQLSVEENLLLGAYRKAARRDILKNLDFCYGAFPFLKERRRQLSGSMSGGQQQMLALARAIMSSPKILLVDEPSVGLAPIMVSQAISKIRELKDEFGLTVLMAEQNFQEALRVADRGYVLVHGKVAFSADSAVELQDSALISQLYLGG, encoded by the coding sequence TTGGAAGCTAAGATTACGGTGCGTGATCTTTACGCCGGCTACGGTGCTGTGCAGGTTCTGCACGGTTTGTCGATGGAAGTTCGGAGCGGCGAGACCGTAGCTCTATTGGGGACAAACGGAAACGGCAAGAGTACGTTGATGAAGTGCCTGATTGGCGACGTCCGGCCGACGCATGGATCGATCACTCTTGAAATAGACGGGCGAGTAGTCGACCTGACTAAACTCCGGACGCACGAAGTTGTGGAACTTGGCATCAGCATTGTGCCTGAGGGGCGGCGCCTTTTCCCACAGCTATCTGTTGAAGAAAACCTGCTTCTCGGGGCATATAGGAAAGCTGCCAGGCGCGATATATTGAAAAATCTCGACTTTTGCTATGGGGCCTTTCCCTTTCTCAAGGAAAGACGTCGGCAGCTCTCTGGTTCAATGTCGGGTGGCCAGCAACAGATGCTTGCCCTGGCACGTGCGATTATGTCTTCCCCAAAAATACTTCTCGTTGACGAGCCCTCGGTCGGACTTGCACCCATCATGGTGTCGCAAGCTATTTCTAAAATTCGCGAACTCAAAGATGAGTTCGGTCTGACAGTTTTGATGGCCGAGCAAAACTTTCAAGAAGCTCTGCGTGTTGCTGACAGGGGCTACGTTCTCGTGCACGGCAAGGTGGCGTTTTCCGCTGACTCGGCCGTTGAACTTCAAGACAGCGCACTAATCAGCCAGCTTTATCTTGGTGGCTGA
- a CDS encoding LysR family transcriptional regulator yields MNLRQIRYFLQIAELGNFTRASEILGIAQPALSRQIRLLEEDLGEALFIRSGQGVALTAAGKALREKATALVYQFDKLRDEITDQSSPRGHLTVGLPPAIAHLLSIDLIDSYCREYRDVHLHIREGISLDLIAGIQQSKIDCAVVVSDGNHALCSEPLFRETLFLVAPSSDKYDITRFLSLKDVAGKPLVLTNRMNNFRVAVEDAFGREDIPMHVLADSNSTSMISGLVAKGTAYSILPYCAIYPALKQGLISASPIEGLYVDWALVRPTQTELTTPARLFRDMLMRLLRDKIQGDNWLGAVITAHPT; encoded by the coding sequence ATGAATCTAAGGCAGATCCGATATTTCTTGCAAATAGCCGAACTTGGCAATTTCACCCGGGCTTCTGAAATACTTGGCATTGCTCAGCCGGCGCTTTCCAGACAGATCAGGCTTTTGGAGGAAGATCTAGGAGAGGCGCTTTTCATCCGCTCGGGTCAAGGTGTCGCACTCACGGCTGCGGGAAAAGCTTTGAGGGAAAAAGCCACGGCGCTTGTCTACCAGTTTGATAAGCTTCGCGACGAAATAACGGACCAGTCATCACCCCGGGGGCACCTGACCGTCGGACTCCCGCCCGCAATAGCTCACTTGCTGAGCATCGACCTCATAGACAGCTATTGCCGCGAATACCGGGATGTTCACCTCCACATCCGCGAGGGAATAAGCCTCGACCTAATTGCAGGGATTCAGCAGAGCAAGATTGATTGCGCAGTCGTTGTTTCCGATGGAAACCACGCTCTATGTTCAGAGCCTCTCTTCAGAGAGACGTTATTTTTGGTTGCTCCTTCATCTGACAAGTACGATATCACGCGCTTCCTCTCACTCAAAGATGTTGCAGGAAAACCGCTGGTTCTGACTAACCGGATGAACAATTTTCGAGTGGCTGTCGAGGACGCGTTTGGTCGTGAAGATATTCCGATGCACGTGCTGGCGGACAGCAATTCGACGAGCATGATCTCAGGTTTGGTTGCGAAGGGTACTGCTTATAGTATCCTGCCATATTGCGCCATTTATCCCGCGCTCAAACAAGGATTGATTTCCGCAAGCCCAATAGAAGGACTGTATGTCGATTGGGCTCTAGTCCGCCCTACGCAGACTGAGCTAACGACGCCCGCGAGGCTATTTCGAGACATGCTGATGAGACTGCTACGCGACAAAATCCAGGGCGACAACTGGTTAGGGGCGGTTATAACCGCCCATCCAACATGA
- a CDS encoding IS110 family transposase, with protein sequence MQISILGIDIGKNSCSVVGVDDRGAVVVRRTMRRHTLIEFVEKLPACVIAMEACCGAHHLGRLFAARGHEIRLMSPEYVRPYVKAQKNDDRDAEGIAEAASRPTMRFVELKSQEQLDIQTLHRVRSRLVAERTTLINQLRAVLLERGVIFAAGRVKFESALDGLLAEADEILSPRIRSLVIELRDEWRMLDKKIEALNAEFVALARQNSAMRRLTSIPGIGVLNATALVAAIGDAGSFKHARDLGAWLGLVPRQFTTGGKARLLGITKRGNTYLRTLLVHGARAAMHTLSQSDTPVGQWLQTMLSRGVHRNVVIVALANKLARIAWAVLRKGQPYERAYGVAAI encoded by the coding sequence ATGCAGATTTCTATCTTGGGCATCGACATCGGGAAGAACAGCTGCAGCGTTGTTGGGGTAGATGACCGCGGCGCTGTAGTTGTCCGCCGGACGATGCGGCGACACACATTGATTGAATTCGTTGAGAAGTTGCCAGCCTGCGTTATCGCGATGGAGGCCTGCTGTGGTGCACACCATCTTGGCCGGCTCTTTGCCGCGAGAGGCCATGAGATCAGGCTGATGTCGCCGGAATACGTCCGCCCATATGTAAAGGCGCAGAAGAATGATGACAGAGATGCCGAGGGCATTGCCGAGGCGGCATCTCGACCGACGATGCGGTTTGTCGAACTGAAGAGCCAGGAGCAGTTGGATATCCAGACGTTGCATCGGGTTCGATCCCGGCTGGTTGCGGAGCGAACGACCTTGATCAATCAGCTCCGTGCGGTTCTTCTTGAGAGAGGTGTCATATTCGCCGCGGGCCGCGTGAAGTTCGAGAGCGCTCTGGACGGTCTCCTTGCCGAAGCTGATGAGATCCTGTCACCGCGCATCCGCAGCCTGGTCATCGAATTGCGGGACGAATGGCGAATGCTTGACAAGAAGATCGAGGCATTGAACGCTGAGTTCGTAGCACTCGCCAGGCAGAACAGCGCGATGCGCCGCCTGACATCGATTCCCGGCATCGGCGTGCTCAACGCTACGGCACTCGTTGCAGCAATTGGTGACGCCGGTAGTTTTAAGCATGCCCGAGACCTCGGAGCATGGTTGGGGCTTGTGCCGCGACAGTTCACCACCGGAGGCAAGGCACGTCTGCTTGGGATAACAAAGCGCGGCAACACCTATCTGCGAACTTTGCTGGTCCACGGCGCTCGAGCGGCAATGCACACGCTCAGTCAAAGTGACACGCCAGTCGGGCAATGGCTCCAGACGATGTTGTCCCGAGGCGTCCACCGCAATGTCGTGATCGTGGCCCTGGCAAACAAGCTCGCGCGTATCGCCTGGGCGGTGTTGCGCAAGGGGCAGCCCTATGAACGGGCCTATGGCGTAGCGGCAATCTGA
- a CDS encoding IS3 family transposase, with the protein MYSYADRRRAVELYIRLGKRLNGTIRQLGYPTKNALRGWYREYIQHLDLRIQPVARAPKYSESQKQAALEHYRTHDRCISATMRALGYPGRGTLTAWVREAFPETRTSMVGRSWRPAYPAAVKQAGVIGLCSGDESAQQVADRLGVCRPTLYNWKDQLLGHEAPSSMKRRKTTPQTPEREELERQLEALQRDVRQLQLEHDLLKKANELLKKELGVDLQILSNREKTQLVDALKDTYRLPELLAQLQIARSSYFYHRTRMCLADKYAAVRHSLAEIFEANRRCYGYRRLQASLARKSVIISEKVVQRLMKQEHLIVARPRRRRFGSYLGEISPAPENLINRDFHAKAPNEKWLTDITEFHIPAGKVYLSPIIDCFDGMVISWSIGTQPDAGLVNTMLDAAIETVTDAEERPIVHSDRGAHYRWPGWLTRISEAKLVRSMSRKGCSQDNAACEGFFGRLKTELFYPRDWKAITIEQFVAEVDAYIRWYNEKRIKISLGSLSPVEYRKSLGLNL; encoded by the coding sequence ATGTATTCCTACGCAGACAGACGTCGAGCCGTTGAGCTTTATATCAGGCTTGGCAAGCGACTTAACGGGACCATTCGCCAGTTGGGTTATCCCACAAAGAATGCGCTGAGGGGTTGGTACCGCGAGTACATACAGCATCTCGACCTGCGTATTCAGCCGGTAGCTCGAGCGCCAAAGTATTCCGAGAGTCAGAAGCAGGCGGCGCTTGAGCATTACCGCACCCATGATCGTTGCATCTCTGCGACGATGAGGGCGCTCGGCTATCCTGGTCGAGGAACTCTGACCGCATGGGTACGGGAGGCCTTTCCAGAGACGCGAACATCGATGGTCGGTCGATCGTGGCGCCCTGCCTATCCCGCAGCGGTGAAGCAAGCTGGTGTCATCGGACTATGTAGTGGAGATGAAAGCGCCCAACAGGTGGCTGACCGGCTGGGCGTCTGCAGGCCGACGTTGTACAACTGGAAAGACCAGCTACTCGGTCATGAGGCTCCTTCCTCCATGAAACGCCGCAAAACCACCCCGCAGACGCCGGAACGCGAGGAACTCGAGCGACAGCTTGAAGCCCTCCAACGTGATGTTCGCCAGTTGCAACTCGAGCATGACCTCCTGAAGAAGGCCAATGAACTCCTAAAAAAAGAACTGGGCGTCGATCTGCAGATCCTGAGTAATCGGGAAAAGACACAGCTGGTTGACGCCCTTAAAGACACCTATCGCTTGCCAGAACTGCTCGCCCAGCTGCAAATTGCGCGAAGCTCCTACTTTTATCATCGCACGCGCATGTGTCTGGCAGACAAGTATGCCGCCGTCCGGCACAGCCTTGCGGAAATCTTTGAAGCGAACCGTCGTTGTTACGGCTACCGCAGACTACAGGCGTCACTGGCCCGGAAGAGCGTGATCATCTCGGAAAAGGTTGTCCAGCGCTTGATGAAGCAGGAGCACTTGATCGTGGCCAGACCGCGCCGACGGCGTTTCGGATCATACTTGGGAGAAATAAGTCCGGCACCCGAGAACCTGATCAATCGCGACTTCCATGCGAAAGCGCCGAACGAGAAATGGCTGACAGACATCACCGAGTTCCATATCCCGGCCGGGAAGGTGTATCTCTCGCCCATCATCGATTGCTTCGACGGAATGGTCATCAGTTGGTCGATTGGAACGCAACCAGATGCGGGGCTGGTCAATACTATGCTGGATGCAGCTATTGAGACCGTGACCGACGCCGAGGAACGGCCAATCGTCCATTCCGATCGCGGAGCCCATTATCGCTGGCCAGGCTGGCTAACGCGGATCAGCGAAGCGAAACTGGTTCGCTCGATGTCCCGAAAGGGCTGCTCACAAGATAACGCCGCATGCGAAGGCTTCTTCGGCCGATTGAAAACGGAACTCTTTTATCCACGAGATTGGAAGGCCATCACAATCGAACAGTTCGTTGCCGAGGTAGACGCTTACATCCGCTGGTACAATGAGAAGCGTATCAAGATATCGCTGGGATCACTCAGCCCGGTCGAATATCGCAAGAGCCTCGGCCTTAACTTATAA
- a CDS encoding Lrp/AsnC family transcriptional regulator, translated as MKSLDRIDEQLLTELKANSRISHAELSSKINLSRNAVRVRIERLERDGYIKGYTIITGDGDASHNRTTALMFVYRHDRMRGGEVLHALRKIPEVVACDVMTGDFDLLVRVEAEKADRIRQIWQQIAEMPGVRDTLTAFALSSVIRK; from the coding sequence ATGAAATCTCTTGATCGCATCGATGAGCAACTGCTGACGGAACTGAAGGCCAACTCCCGGATTTCGCATGCGGAGCTATCCTCGAAGATAAACCTGTCGCGGAACGCTGTCAGGGTGCGGATCGAGCGCCTGGAGCGAGACGGCTATATCAAAGGATACACAATCATCACTGGCGATGGGGACGCCAGCCATAACCGCACTACCGCTCTGATGTTTGTATACCGCCACGACCGGATGCGCGGCGGCGAAGTGCTTCACGCTCTGAGAAAGATACCCGAGGTGGTCGCGTGTGACGTCATGACGGGAGATTTCGACCTTCTGGTGCGCGTTGAGGCTGAAAAGGCGGACCGAATTCGGCAGATTTGGCAACAAATCGCGGAAATGCCGGGAGTACGTGATACCTTGACAGCATTCGCGCTCTCTTCCGTCATCCGGAAGTAA
- a CDS encoding aminotransferase class I/II-fold pyridoxal phosphate-dependent enzyme gives MSRPDKHDLSTLSFNTLSVHGGNEIDKTSGAIPTPIVMANSYELPYDPSTMDWSDTESPSYTRNSGHNQIGLQRKLAAIEGGEDAAVFATGVAALHVVFFTFLKSGDHVIVGDVTYEAVWRLFSELLPQRYNIEATFVDMGNMDAVRAAVRPNTKLIHTETIANPTTKVADIATLASIAKQAGALLSVDSTFTPPPFFRPLAVGADLVIHSLTKYINGHGDAMGGVVIGSKPLIHHIKADALVDRGGTISPSNAWLIMRGSVTLPLRLKQQFSSAEIVARSLAADKRVAYVTYPGLDSHDQHALAKGQFAGKGYGAVMAFAVDGDPDAQNRFVAHLRVITSAVSLGHDESLIVHVGGSGRGGSDRYPPDFQKYGHLRLSIGLEDTEDLIADINNALDETFERS, from the coding sequence ATGTCGAGACCAGACAAACACGATCTATCGACGCTCTCCTTCAATACGCTGTCGGTGCACGGCGGCAACGAAATCGACAAGACATCGGGCGCGATTCCCACACCGATCGTGATGGCGAATTCGTACGAACTTCCTTACGACCCTTCTACAATGGACTGGTCGGACACCGAGAGCCCCTCCTATACGCGCAATTCCGGCCACAATCAGATCGGCCTGCAGCGCAAGCTCGCGGCCATAGAGGGCGGCGAGGATGCAGCCGTCTTCGCAACGGGCGTCGCGGCGCTTCATGTCGTGTTCTTTACGTTTTTGAAGAGTGGCGACCACGTAATTGTCGGTGACGTCACCTATGAGGCCGTTTGGCGACTGTTTTCAGAGCTTTTGCCGCAGCGTTACAATATCGAAGCCACCTTCGTTGATATGGGCAACATGGATGCCGTCCGAGCCGCCGTGCGCCCGAACACCAAGCTGATCCATACAGAGACCATCGCCAATCCAACGACCAAGGTTGCCGATATCGCGACGCTGGCCTCAATCGCAAAACAAGCGGGCGCGCTCCTGTCGGTGGACTCGACCTTCACCCCTCCCCCGTTCTTCCGCCCGCTCGCAGTTGGTGCAGATCTCGTCATCCACTCGCTGACGAAATACATCAACGGTCATGGCGACGCGATGGGCGGGGTCGTCATCGGCTCGAAGCCGCTTATCCATCACATCAAGGCAGACGCGCTCGTCGATCGCGGCGGCACGATTTCCCCGTCCAACGCCTGGCTGATCATGCGCGGCTCTGTGACTTTGCCGCTGCGCCTGAAGCAGCAGTTTTCATCCGCAGAGATCGTCGCCCGGTCCCTCGCAGCCGACAAGCGCGTCGCCTATGTCACCTATCCCGGTCTCGACAGCCATGACCAGCACGCTCTTGCGAAGGGTCAGTTCGCTGGCAAGGGCTATGGCGCGGTAATGGCTTTTGCCGTCGATGGCGATCCTGATGCGCAGAACCGGTTCGTCGCACATCTCAGGGTCATCACGTCCGCCGTCTCCCTTGGTCATGACGAGAGCCTGATCGTCCATGTCGGTGGCAGTGGGCGCGGCGGCTCCGATCGTTATCCGCCGGATTTCCAGAAATACGGCCATCTGCGGCTCTCCATCGGTCTGGAAGACACCGAGGATCTGATTGCTGACATCAACAACGCCCTCGACGAGACGTTCGAGCGAAGCTGA
- a CDS encoding SMR family transporter, translating to MHWIILFVAGLLEVVWAFYMKRSDGFTLPSAITVIAMIASGVLLSFSMKVLPLGTAYTVWTGIGAVGSFLLGEPASPMRLAAGALIVSGILMMKLAST from the coding sequence ATGCACTGGATAATCCTGTTCGTCGCCGGCCTGCTTGAGGTCGTCTGGGCGTTCTACATGAAGAGATCCGACGGTTTCACGCTACCGTCGGCAATCACTGTCATTGCGATGATTGCCAGCGGCGTGCTGCTGTCCTTTTCGATGAAGGTGCTGCCGCTCGGTACCGCCTACACGGTTTGGACAGGGATCGGTGCAGTTGGCTCCTTTCTGCTCGGAGAACCCGCGTCACCCATGCGTCTGGCAGCGGGTGCCTTGATCGTGTCGGGAATTCTCATGATGAAGCTCGCCAGCACCTGA
- a CDS encoding homoserine dehydrogenase — translation MTVYNIALIGFGGVNRALAELIAAKNQLWERDLGFRLNIVAVSDLYLGSVISPNGLDARTLVEAKFEKGGFGQLSGGSAEADNETIIKTAPADIVVEATFTNPKDGEPAVSHCRWALETGKHVVTTNKGPVAIEAQALKALAKANGVRFEYEGAVMSGTPVIRMAEKTLSGAELKGFEGILNGTSNFVLGRMESGLDFESAVKEAQELGYAEADPTADVEGFDVRLKVVILANELLGANLKPEDVSCKGISGLSPSDIQEAANANSRWKLIGAAVRNDDGSVTGSVSPKRLGLDHPLAGVNGATNAVSLDTELLGAVTITGPGAGRIETAYALLSDIVAIHSAGTSPIAKEAA, via the coding sequence ATGACAGTTTACAATATCGCACTTATCGGATTTGGTGGCGTCAATCGCGCTCTGGCCGAACTCATTGCCGCCAAGAACCAGCTCTGGGAGCGCGATCTTGGATTCCGCCTGAATATCGTCGCCGTAAGCGATCTCTATCTTGGCTCGGTGATTTCGCCGAACGGTCTTGATGCGAGGACCCTGGTCGAGGCGAAGTTCGAAAAGGGCGGCTTTGGACAGCTTTCCGGGGGAAGTGCCGAAGCCGACAATGAGACTATTATCAAGACCGCACCCGCAGATATTGTCGTCGAGGCCACGTTCACCAATCCCAAGGACGGCGAACCTGCTGTCTCGCATTGCCGCTGGGCGCTTGAGACCGGCAAACACGTGGTTACCACCAACAAGGGCCCGGTCGCCATTGAGGCCCAGGCGCTCAAGGCGCTGGCAAAGGCCAACGGTGTACGCTTCGAGTACGAGGGTGCCGTGATGAGCGGTACTCCGGTCATTCGCATGGCTGAGAAAACCCTTTCCGGCGCCGAATTGAAGGGCTTCGAGGGGATTCTCAACGGCACATCCAACTTCGTCCTCGGTCGCATGGAAAGCGGCCTGGATTTCGAGTCCGCCGTTAAGGAAGCGCAGGAACTCGGTTACGCCGAAGCCGACCCGACCGCAGATGTGGAAGGTTTCGACGTTCGTCTGAAGGTCGTGATCCTGGCAAACGAGCTGCTTGGCGCAAATCTCAAGCCTGAGGATGTAAGCTGCAAGGGCATTTCCGGCCTTTCGCCTTCCGACATCCAGGAAGCCGCCAATGCAAACAGCCGCTGGAAGCTCATCGGGGCTGCGGTCCGCAATGACGACGGCAGCGTGACCGGCAGTGTTTCCCCCAAACGGCTTGGCCTCGATCATCCACTCGCGGGTGTCAACGGTGCCACCAATGCAGTATCGCTCGACACCGAACTGCTGGGCGCCGTGACGATCACCGGACCTGGCGCTGGCCGCATCGAAACGGCATATGCGCTTCTTTCCGATATCGTCGCCATTCATTCCGCGGGCACTTCTCCCATCGCCAAGGAGGCTGCATGA
- a CDS encoding aldehyde dehydrogenase family protein: protein MMHNLALTQTTVLEEIAVTSPFDGTLVGTVVETCAASVDALLGRARRGAQIARTLPRHRRSAILEKAAAAIEAAREEFALLIVKEAGKTITQARKETTRCVNTLKLSADEAKRNAGEVIPFDSYAGSESRQGWYTREPLGIIAAITPYNDPLNLVAHKLGPAIAGGNAVLLKPSELTPLSAIKLVEVLVESGLPEGIITVAIGGPELGKALVAARDVRMISFTGGFATGEAIAKTAGLKKLAMDLGGNAPVIVMENCNFDAAVEACVSGAYWAAGQNCIGTQRILIQRPIYEQFKAKFVADTSKLKTGNPLDDDTDVGPMISEKAVGRAVAMVERALAAGATLLCGHKPAGNLYPPTVLESVPTSCDVWGEEVFAPIVILQPFDGLADAIDLANSPDYSLHAGIFTNDLEGALEAASKIEAGGVMINDSSDYRFDAMPFGGFKYGSMGREGVRFAYEDMTQPKVVCINRLKT, encoded by the coding sequence ATGATGCACAACCTTGCACTCACCCAAACGACCGTCCTCGAAGAAATTGCCGTCACCAGCCCGTTCGACGGTACGCTGGTCGGAACGGTTGTGGAAACCTGTGCTGCAAGCGTGGACGCGCTCCTTGGGCGAGCCAGACGGGGCGCGCAAATTGCCAGGACCTTGCCGCGTCACAGACGGTCGGCGATCCTTGAAAAGGCCGCAGCAGCAATCGAGGCCGCGCGCGAGGAGTTCGCGCTCCTGATTGTCAAAGAAGCGGGCAAGACGATTACGCAGGCCCGCAAAGAGACAACCCGGTGCGTCAATACGCTCAAGCTCTCCGCCGACGAGGCCAAACGCAATGCCGGCGAAGTTATCCCGTTCGATTCTTACGCAGGCTCGGAGTCTCGCCAGGGGTGGTACACGAGAGAACCGCTGGGCATCATTGCCGCCATCACGCCCTATAATGATCCCCTCAATCTCGTCGCCCACAAACTTGGCCCCGCAATTGCCGGCGGCAATGCCGTGCTTTTGAAGCCGTCCGAACTTACCCCTCTCTCCGCCATCAAACTCGTCGAAGTCCTGGTCGAAAGCGGTCTACCCGAGGGAATCATAACGGTTGCGATTGGCGGCCCTGAGCTTGGAAAAGCCCTTGTTGCGGCGAGAGACGTTCGCATGATCTCCTTCACCGGTGGCTTTGCCACTGGCGAGGCGATTGCCAAGACTGCGGGCCTCAAGAAACTTGCCATGGATCTCGGCGGCAATGCACCCGTCATCGTCATGGAAAATTGCAATTTCGATGCTGCCGTCGAGGCTTGCGTATCCGGAGCCTACTGGGCGGCCGGTCAGAACTGCATTGGCACGCAGCGAATTCTGATCCAGCGGCCGATCTACGAGCAATTCAAGGCGAAGTTCGTCGCAGACACCAGTAAACTCAAGACCGGCAATCCCTTGGATGATGACACCGATGTTGGCCCGATGATCTCCGAAAAGGCCGTCGGCAGAGCGGTCGCAATGGTCGAACGGGCGCTCGCTGCCGGTGCAACATTGCTTTGCGGTCATAAGCCGGCCGGCAATCTCTACCCGCCGACGGTACTGGAGAGTGTTCCCACATCCTGTGACGTGTGGGGCGAAGAAGTATTCGCGCCGATCGTCATTCTTCAGCCCTTCGATGGGCTGGCGGATGCAATCGATCTTGCAAACAGCCCCGACTACAGCCTTCACGCCGGCATTTTTACAAACGACCTGGAAGGGGCGCTCGAAGCTGCAAGCAAGATCGAGGCCGGTGGTGTCATGATCAACGACTCCTCCGACTACCGGTTCGATGCAATGCCGTTTGGCGGCTTCAAATATGGCAGCATGGGCCGCGAAGGCGTCCGGTTTGCCTATGAGGACATGACGCAGCCGAAGGTCGTGTGCATCAACCGCCTGAAGACCTGA
- the dapA gene encoding 4-hydroxy-tetrahydrodipicolinate synthase, with amino-acid sequence MFKGSITALVTPFADGNVDEVALRDLIEWQIEEGSFGLVPCGTTGESPTLSHAEHKQVVEITIATAKGRVPVIAGAGSNSTAEAIDFVRHAQNAGADGVLIVAPYYNKPTQEGIYQHFKAIDAAATVPIIVYNIPGRSVIDIQVETLARIFEDSANVKGVKDATGNLLRPSLERMACGEKFNLLTGEDGTALGYMAHGGHGCISVTANVAPGLCADFQQACLNGDFASALKLQDRLMPLHRALFLETNPAGPKYALQRLGRIRGDLRLPLVTISPSVQEEIDSAMRHAGILV; translated from the coding sequence ATGTTCAAGGGTTCTATCACAGCGCTCGTCACACCGTTTGCGGATGGCAATGTCGATGAGGTCGCCTTGCGCGACCTCATCGAATGGCAAATCGAGGAAGGGTCCTTCGGTCTCGTTCCCTGTGGAACGACGGGGGAAAGTCCGACGCTCAGCCATGCCGAGCATAAGCAAGTGGTCGAGATCACGATCGCGACGGCCAAGGGCCGTGTGCCCGTCATTGCGGGCGCAGGATCAAATAGCACGGCGGAAGCAATCGACTTCGTCCGCCATGCGCAGAACGCCGGCGCCGACGGGGTTCTTATTGTCGCACCCTATTACAACAAGCCGACCCAGGAGGGGATCTATCAGCACTTCAAGGCGATCGATGCCGCCGCCACTGTTCCGATCATTGTCTACAATATCCCCGGCCGCAGCGTCATCGATATCCAGGTCGAAACGCTGGCCCGCATTTTTGAGGACTCCGCGAATGTGAAAGGCGTCAAGGATGCAACCGGCAACCTGTTGCGCCCGTCCCTCGAGCGTATGGCCTGCGGGGAAAAGTTCAATCTTTTGACGGGTGAAGATGGCACGGCCCTTGGCTACATGGCCCATGGTGGACATGGCTGCATTTCGGTGACGGCGAATGTCGCGCCGGGTCTCTGCGCTGACTTCCAGCAGGCTTGCCTAAACGGCGACTTTGCCTCGGCTTTGAAGCTGCAGGACCGCCTGATGCCACTACACCGGGCGCTTTTTCTTGAAACCAACCCTGCTGGACCGAAATATGCCTTGCAGCGTCTCGGTCGCATACGTGGTGATCTGCGGCTGCCACTCGTTACGATCAGTCCTTCCGTTCAGGAAGAGATTGACAGCGCCATGCGTCATGCGGGAATCCTGGTTTGA